One Maribacter cobaltidurans genomic window carries:
- a CDS encoding helix-turn-helix domain-containing protein: MNTIYRVKSISEIHQLFKLAKPKHPLVSVFRHSDLVVPDNFTTQSFTTDMYMISIKVKQEAVVNYGRETYDFQEGTVVFFAPNQVFSFSSADFSNCEDEWTLVFHPDFISKTSLGNEIDNYHFFNYEINEALHVSEDEKLALNDLILKIEKEYYQLIDKHTQEIICINIETILKYCNRFYARQFITRKTGNNTYLAKFEAYLKKYFEQNLIENGLPTVKQCASAVHLSPHYFSDLLKEETGKSAKEHIDLFVVKKAKNQLQNPELSISEVAFNLGFDYPNHFSKFFKMKTGLSPTEYRNMN, from the coding sequence ATGAATACTATTTATCGCGTAAAATCAATTTCAGAAATACACCAACTATTTAAATTGGCGAAACCGAAACATCCTCTTGTTTCGGTTTTTCGTCATTCAGATTTAGTGGTGCCCGATAATTTTACAACGCAATCATTTACTACCGATATGTATATGATTAGCATAAAAGTAAAGCAAGAAGCCGTAGTCAATTACGGTAGAGAAACGTATGATTTTCAAGAAGGAACAGTGGTGTTTTTTGCTCCTAATCAAGTATTTTCTTTTAGTTCGGCAGATTTCTCAAATTGTGAAGATGAATGGACACTCGTTTTTCATCCCGATTTTATTTCTAAGACAAGTCTTGGAAACGAAATTGATAATTATCATTTTTTCAACTACGAAATCAATGAAGCGTTACACGTATCAGAAGATGAAAAGTTGGCACTAAATGATTTGATATTAAAAATAGAAAAGGAATATTATCAGCTAATTGATAAACATACACAAGAAATTATTTGCATTAATATTGAAACCATTTTAAAATATTGCAACCGCTTTTATGCTCGCCAATTCATTACGCGTAAAACAGGCAACAATACATATTTAGCCAAATTTGAAGCTTATTTGAAAAAATATTTTGAACAAAATTTAATAGAAAATGGATTGCCTACAGTTAAGCAATGTGCTAGTGCTGTGCACTTATCGCCTCATTATTTTAGCGACCTATTAAAAGAAGAAACAGGAAAATCAGCTAAAGAGCATATTGACTTGTTTGTAGTTAAAAAAGCAAAAAATCAGCTACAAAATCCAGAATTAAGCATTAGTGAAGTTGCCTTTAATTTAGGCTTTGATTACCCTAATCATTTCAGCAAATTCTTTAAGATGAAAACGGGATTGAGCCCAACAGAGTATCGAAATATGAATTAA
- a CDS encoding nuclear transport factor 2 family protein — protein sequence MKYFRKLQIIILLISLTGLILACSDKSRTIENQEDLLWGLEEEYIKAHKDADLSKILSMWDENFLGWPSRLENSARKTSGSEYLQKYFSKPMPADTEFQIEKQGIYIENNVAILHYRLFLFQSSTRLTHTWIKRGDDWYILGGMDWNE from the coding sequence ATGAAATATTTTAGAAAACTACAGATTATTATACTATTGATTTCATTGACAGGATTGATACTAGCGTGTTCTGATAAAAGTCGAACAATAGAAAACCAAGAAGATTTATTATGGGGGTTAGAAGAAGAGTATATAAAAGCTCATAAAGACGCTGACCTTTCGAAAATTTTATCAATGTGGGACGAAAATTTTCTTGGTTGGCCAAGTCGTTTAGAGAACTCTGCAAGAAAGACTTCTGGTTCGGAATACTTACAAAAATACTTTTCGAAACCAATGCCTGCGGACACAGAATTCCAAATAGAAAAACAGGGGATTTATATCGAAAACAATGTTGCAATTCTTCATTATCGACTTTTCCTTTTTCAAAGTAGCACTCGATTAACCCACACTTGGATTAAGCGAGGCGATGACTGGTATATACTTGGAGGGATGGATTGGAATGAATAA
- a CDS encoding class I SAM-dependent methyltransferase encodes MTEFWEQAFKENQEMWGSEPAKSTVITKDFFAKHNIKNVLIPGIGYGRNAQIFRKNGMSVTGIEISQTAINIAHEHFGNDLLIHHGSVTEMPFDDKLYDGIFCYGLIYLLNKDERKKLIQDCFNQLTETGFMVFTVITKDAQTYGQGKLVSKDRFEMFGGVKIFFYDKESIKEEFGAFGLFETTEVNENYPFHLIKCTKNLSLEQKNTTAKAVYY; translated from the coding sequence ATGACTGAATTTTGGGAGCAAGCATTCAAGGAAAATCAAGAAATGTGGGGGTCAGAACCTGCCAAGTCAACCGTTATAACGAAAGACTTTTTTGCTAAACATAATATAAAAAATGTCCTTATTCCAGGGATTGGTTACGGAAGAAATGCACAAATTTTCCGAAAAAATGGAATGTCTGTAACGGGAATTGAAATCTCACAAACCGCTATTAACATAGCACACGAACATTTTGGTAATGATTTATTAATCCACCACGGTTCAGTAACCGAAATGCCGTTTGATGATAAATTGTATGACGGAATATTTTGTTACGGACTAATTTACTTGCTAAATAAAGACGAAAGAAAGAAACTAATTCAAGACTGTTTTAATCAGTTGACCGAAACGGGATTTATGGTGTTTACGGTAATTACGAAAGACGCTCAAACTTATGGACAAGGAAAACTTGTAAGTAAGGATCGATTTGAAATGTTTGGTGGTGTTAAAATTTTCTTCTACGATAAAGAATCTATAAAAGAAGAGTTTGGAGCTTTTGGTTTATTTGAAACTACGGAAGTAAATGAAAACTACCCTTTTCATTTAATAAAATGTACAAAGAACTTATCATTAGAACAAAAAAACACTACCGCTAAAGCCGTGTATTATTAA
- a CDS encoding PA0069 family radical SAM protein: MNSDYTIKGRGAQENTPNKFLQHIYETRDDFLEFCRLEGESADNNRTQYIPIFPKTIVNEVKSPDVGMMYSMNTYQGCEHGCVYCYARNTHEYWGYSAGLDFERKILVKRDAPKLLEAKLKSKAWKACTIVLSGNTDCYQPAEHKYKITRECLEVFLKYRHPVGIITKNGLILRDLHLLKELNNYGLIGVNVSVTSLKEETRRILEPRTASIPKRLKTIKVLSENGIPVNAMLAPIIPGINSHEILDLAKTVSENGALSFAFTIVRLNGAIGGIFTDWIHKTMPDRAYKVLNQIKECHGGTLNDSRFGIRSKGEGKIATQIHDMVRLARRNYFKDKKFPALNTELHGRYKTGQLSLF; the protein is encoded by the coding sequence ATGAATTCTGATTATACCATTAAAGGAAGGGGCGCACAAGAAAATACGCCCAATAAATTTCTTCAGCATATTTACGAGACCAGGGACGACTTCCTGGAGTTTTGTCGTCTCGAAGGTGAATCGGCAGATAACAACAGAACCCAGTACATTCCCATTTTTCCCAAGACCATTGTTAACGAGGTTAAGAGTCCGGATGTTGGGATGATGTATTCCATGAATACGTATCAAGGTTGCGAACATGGATGTGTGTATTGTTATGCAAGGAATACGCATGAATATTGGGGATATAGCGCAGGATTGGATTTTGAGCGTAAAATTTTGGTAAAGCGTGATGCTCCAAAGTTGTTGGAGGCAAAGCTAAAAAGCAAGGCTTGGAAAGCGTGCACCATTGTACTTTCTGGAAACACGGATTGCTATCAACCCGCAGAGCATAAATATAAAATTACGAGGGAGTGTCTAGAAGTATTTTTAAAATATAGACACCCCGTTGGTATCATTACAAAAAATGGATTGATTTTAAGGGATTTGCACCTTTTAAAAGAGTTGAACAACTACGGTTTGATAGGGGTGAATGTTTCGGTGACCTCCTTGAAAGAGGAGACCCGTCGGATTTTGGAACCGAGAACCGCCTCTATCCCCAAAAGGCTGAAGACGATAAAAGTGCTGTCTGAAAACGGCATTCCCGTAAACGCAATGCTGGCACCCATCATTCCAGGAATCAATAGCCATGAAATTTTGGATTTGGCCAAGACTGTATCGGAAAATGGAGCATTGTCCTTCGCTTTTACCATAGTTAGATTGAATGGTGCCATTGGGGGTATTTTTACCGATTGGATTCACAAGACGATGCCAGATAGGGCGTATAAGGTGTTAAACCAGATCAAGGAATGTCACGGCGGAACCCTAAACGATAGCCGCTTTGGAATCCGAAGCAAGGGAGAGGGCAAAATAGCCACCCAAATCCATGACATGGTAAGGCTAGCAAGACGCAACTATTTTAAGGATAAAAAATTCCCAGCCTTGAATACGGAATTGCATGGGCGATATAAGACTGGACAATTGAGTCTTTTTTAA
- a CDS encoding SRPBCC domain-containing protein yields the protein MERKTNIKARAIIDASPQKVWDVLTDFDNLKSWSSSFQGLSGDFKKNGEIEVTFKSPFGQSKMKKKLFQFEEGKTFAWTGVFMLGMSDYHTYTLKATSDGKTEFIQTDGLYGGASFLLGKILEKQMQKGYEVFNKELKAFVESKKEAI from the coding sequence ATGGAAAGGAAAACAAACATAAAGGCTCGTGCTATTATTGATGCTAGCCCTCAAAAAGTATGGGACGTCCTAACCGATTTTGATAATCTCAAGTCCTGGAGTTCTTCTTTTCAAGGATTAAGCGGAGATTTTAAGAAAAACGGTGAAATAGAAGTTACCTTTAAATCCCCTTTTGGTCAAAGTAAGATGAAAAAAAAGCTGTTTCAATTTGAAGAGGGCAAAACATTTGCTTGGACCGGTGTCTTTATGTTAGGTATGAGCGATTATCATACATATACTTTAAAAGCTACTTCAGATGGCAAAACCGAGTTTATACAAACCGATGGACTTTATGGAGGTGCAAGTTTTTTACTAGGAAAAATTCTTGAGAAACAAATGCAAAAAGGATATGAGGTTTTTAACAAAGAATTAAAGGCTTTTGTGGAAAGTAAAAAAGAAGCTATCTAA
- a CDS encoding enoyl-CoA hydratase/isomerase family protein, protein MSYETILLEIEDAIATVTINRPKKLNALNRETIQELHEAICELEDDSDIKVIIITGSGEKAFVAGADISEFADFSVKKGKKLAAKGQELLFDFVENLSKPVIAAVNGFALGGGLELAMACHFRVASENAKMGLPEVSLGVIPGYGGTQRLPQLVGKGRAMEMIMTAGMISADQAMNYGLVNHVVPMEELLPLCKKLAQKIGNNSTVAISYAIKAVNAGFMNTVNGYEQEIEAFGECFGTDDFAEGTTAFMEKRKADFPGS, encoded by the coding sequence ATGTCTTACGAAACAATACTCTTAGAAATTGAAGATGCCATTGCTACTGTTACTATTAATCGGCCTAAAAAATTAAATGCTCTCAACAGGGAAACCATCCAAGAATTACATGAGGCCATCTGTGAACTGGAGGATGATTCAGATATTAAAGTGATTATCATCACCGGTAGCGGGGAAAAGGCTTTTGTGGCCGGGGCCGATATTTCTGAATTTGCTGATTTTTCGGTAAAAAAAGGCAAAAAGTTGGCCGCCAAAGGCCAGGAATTACTATTCGATTTTGTGGAAAACTTATCCAAACCTGTCATAGCGGCCGTAAATGGTTTTGCCTTGGGAGGAGGATTGGAATTGGCCATGGCCTGCCATTTTAGGGTTGCCAGTGAAAATGCCAAAATGGGCTTGCCAGAGGTTTCCTTGGGCGTTATTCCCGGTTATGGTGGTACACAGCGCCTTCCGCAACTAGTAGGTAAGGGAAGGGCCATGGAAATGATTATGACGGCAGGAATGATTTCTGCCGATCAAGCCATGAACTATGGGTTGGTCAACCATGTGGTTCCTATGGAGGAATTGTTGCCCCTCTGTAAAAAATTGGCGCAAAAAATAGGCAACAACTCCACTGTGGCCATATCCTATGCAATAAAAGCGGTAAATGCGGGTTTTATGAATACTGTTAACGGCTACGAGCAGGAAATCGAAGCTTTTGGTGAATGTTTTGGAACTGACGATTTTGCCGAAGGTACAACCGCATTCATGGAAAAGAGAAAAGCAGATTTCCCGGGTTCGTAG
- a CDS encoding SDR family NAD(P)-dependent oxidoreductase — protein MDLKLNEKRAFISGSTQGIGFAIAQQLLKEGVSVTINGRQAEKTNQAKERLQKEFPTSNISALSADFSKKEEVEKLLNQLSNIDILVNNLGIFGIEKFENITDEDWYRYFEINVMSSVRLSRQLLPEMLNKKWGRIIFISSESGVNVPENMIHYGMTKSAMSAIANGLSKLTKGTEVTINTVLGGPTYSDGVATVVEQIAQMQKLDVEQMKNAIIEQSNPHILLQRFINPNEIANLVTYLASPLSIATNGATLRADSGVLKTI, from the coding sequence ATGGATTTAAAACTAAACGAGAAAAGAGCATTTATAAGTGGCTCAACACAAGGAATTGGCTTTGCTATTGCACAGCAATTATTAAAAGAGGGGGTGTCTGTTACAATTAACGGACGACAAGCTGAAAAGACCAATCAAGCCAAAGAGAGGTTACAGAAAGAATTTCCAACCTCCAATATTTCAGCATTATCGGCAGACTTTTCAAAAAAAGAAGAAGTTGAGAAATTGCTAAACCAACTTTCGAACATAGATATTTTGGTTAACAATCTTGGCATTTTCGGGATAGAAAAATTTGAAAATATTACAGACGAAGATTGGTATAGATATTTTGAAATAAATGTAATGAGTAGTGTTCGTTTATCAAGACAACTATTACCCGAAATGCTGAATAAAAAATGGGGACGAATTATTTTTATTAGTAGTGAATCGGGAGTAAATGTTCCCGAAAATATGATACATTACGGAATGACAAAATCAGCAATGTCAGCTATTGCAAATGGACTTTCTAAACTGACTAAAGGAACGGAAGTTACCATAAATACAGTTCTAGGTGGACCGACTTATTCAGACGGAGTTGCGACAGTTGTTGAGCAAATTGCACAAATGCAAAAACTTGACGTTGAGCAAATGAAAAATGCAATTATAGAGCAGTCTAATCCACATATTTTATTACAGCGATTTATTAATCCAAATGAAATTGCAAATTTAGTCACTTACCTAGCAAGTCCCCTTTCTATTGCTACAAATGGAGCAACTTTAAGAGCAGATTCGGGAGTACTAAAGACGATTTAA
- a CDS encoding SDR family oxidoreductase has protein sequence MSKTILITGASSGFGKGTAIGLAKKGHRVIAAVHVEPLKTILLEEAKNEGVELEVIVLDVTKESDRQFAFNSYEIDVLMSNAGIMETGPVAEIPIENVRRNYEVNVFAPLQLVQGFLPQMVKRGSGKVIFTSSMGGLITVPFAAIYTSTKHALEGMAEGLKDELSGTGVEICTVNPGVFGTGFNDRGAETLTKWWNPEKSLSKMGTIQAFTDPKGLENQLDPQIMVDAMIRVAEEDNSKFRNVIPEAIVPWIKATQEQAWKAKKNDLLTVDPSSL, from the coding sequence ATGAGTAAAACAATTTTAATTACAGGAGCATCTTCGGGTTTTGGAAAAGGAACAGCCATAGGATTAGCAAAAAAAGGACATCGTGTCATAGCAGCTGTTCACGTAGAACCTTTAAAAACAATTTTGCTTGAAGAAGCAAAAAATGAAGGAGTAGAATTAGAGGTAATAGTTCTTGATGTTACCAAAGAAAGTGACCGTCAATTTGCTTTTAACAGTTATGAAATTGATGTATTAATGAGCAATGCAGGAATTATGGAAACAGGCCCTGTAGCAGAAATTCCAATTGAAAATGTACGTAGAAATTATGAAGTAAATGTTTTTGCACCGCTTCAACTGGTTCAAGGATTTTTGCCTCAAATGGTAAAACGCGGTTCAGGTAAAGTTATTTTTACTTCGTCAATGGGTGGATTAATTACCGTTCCATTTGCTGCAATTTACACTTCTACAAAACACGCATTGGAAGGTATGGCTGAAGGTTTAAAAGACGAGTTGTCTGGAACAGGAGTTGAAATTTGTACTGTAAATCCAGGTGTTTTTGGCACAGGGTTTAATGACCGTGGTGCGGAGACATTGACAAAATGGTGGAACCCAGAAAAGTCATTGTCAAAAATGGGAACCATTCAAGCTTTTACAGACCCTAAAGGTTTAGAAAATCAACTCGACCCACAAATAATGGTAGACGCAATGATAAGAGTTGCTGAAGAGGACAATTCTAAGTTCAGAAATGTAATTCCAGAAGCCATTGTACCGTGGATAAAAGCTACACAAGAACAGGCTTGGAAAGCTAAAAAGAACGATTTATTGACTGTAGACCCAAGTAGCTTATAA
- a CDS encoding TetR/AcrR family transcriptional regulator: MKGRPNIHHEKEVVLKAQELFWKKGYNATSLADLSKATGAGAGSLYNSFKGGKKELFKKSLQQRREDFNNFKIQLEKSDSPIELIKDFFLSVAVASKNTHLKGCIISNTVVEMTFVDNELEQSAIEILKDTEELYTSIILTEQKRGNIKSKLPADDLGKFLITLWCGINSLRRIYPNEKILKQQIEMQLQILS, translated from the coding sequence ATGAAAGGAAGACCAAACATTCATCACGAGAAAGAGGTTGTTCTAAAAGCTCAAGAACTATTTTGGAAAAAGGGGTACAACGCTACTTCGTTAGCAGACCTAAGCAAAGCAACAGGAGCTGGTGCAGGAAGTTTGTACAACTCATTTAAAGGTGGGAAAAAAGAACTTTTCAAAAAATCACTTCAACAACGAAGAGAAGATTTTAACAACTTCAAAATACAATTAGAAAAAAGTGATAGTCCCATTGAACTAATAAAGGATTTTTTCCTTTCTGTAGCTGTTGCTTCTAAAAACACTCATTTAAAAGGTTGTATAATTTCTAATACAGTTGTTGAAATGACTTTTGTAGATAACGAATTAGAACAATCAGCAATCGAAATATTGAAAGACACAGAAGAACTTTATACCTCTATCATTCTTACAGAACAAAAAAGAGGGAACATAAAATCAAAATTGCCTGCCGATGATTTAGGAAAATTTTTAATTACCCTTTGGTGTGGAATTAATTCACTTAGAAGGATTTACCCTAATGAAAAAATACTTAAACAGCAAATAGAAATGCAACTGCAAATATTAAGCTAA